In Nymphaea colorata isolate Beijing-Zhang1983 chromosome 3, ASM883128v2, whole genome shotgun sequence, a genomic segment contains:
- the LOC116250992 gene encoding uncharacterized protein LOC116250992 isoform X1 — protein sequence MSYLSIDFAEVRRLVYRWERGSGIGGSAAAGGDENSLPTDDVRRFLSSDEVNRATLAICSLRERASAVTRILDGSFSTDGLWISRFGDTESTWFNDEAMAALESIVPISVAYCPDLLTPEVLVNSLVTTKFADALLKSCTVYSPILTRKFPELLGDFILKYVKGERANSLETPLVSLSLLKLTSLCRAMPDMAAHFREVLVRRHVGVNIVIQITIEDIDDVAEFLLRILFADKVTSKWFLSCMDATSEQNKPDCISSDKRSPGKAVLTPLEMIESRLLIDTMVLHLRECLLKHAEAAFSEHGWNNKLYCHLKIYCFLVCRGGWQPLHEEVVFWLSALTCVGNGSNIHLNSRPCEGCISRRMLELGSAFLFLVPGLSSIQTASQFQDCLKFLLGSAISGSVCYEGGPEVAIWLLVQLLLQCNDRVSEFVSKAIGADLIVDAKHWREVCRTAHDSGVTSNAKDITIAASCVRPSGPVCGTRTPQYSLECLFQLSKSGHFVRCMVDIAEAVMRCILLSQEPIHPMLVELIEMFAEASCGLSSVGCRNAYKMKPLPYGFLIAVIKPFSSYSSDLENILAGTSGETICLQKLEGGEPYGSSLLKVKSAGQAVLASFFVLCKELLEQEKAKLHGGHVTTSNSKDGDEIWWSKLLTSLPLKCLLALMENNWSSYEHIFPRWAGMAVYLFPERLQVFYRPEDLEELRNNFTSGDKNLQLWKKYLHVKIDDHSDSSIADFGHDHEIVRAISESGITIETAPKILRNSSENCMRALKLIEAIHIGNLPRKNVFELQVVVMQEVLSLMLKGSCPQMLQERFCEWWCSLEHIDVEVLLPVLYRYISSSTMDSDGGICIGSSNANLGFPSMSVLYQDLVEQPLSFLAFKKEVYYTSLLSVCLDLMMELLVKNRSMCLLAVEGEDETKRKEVLKILDTRDSAVCQILLENWLDMISCGIIAQKESTVRTGQHICLFISSLFFSNPTVFRLVHFQGYDRRLIPFIVEGIMLMIHFLDFLEDLLQFQELQDFTIALISNIARRHPSHSKSLSAAQKVLTQAKCVGLEEKSGTSAETLEHIAFLSLLVSRHPNKKPGITGYTFETI from the exons ATGAGCTACTTGTCGATCGATTTCGCAGAAGTCCGGAGGCTCGTTTACAGGTGGGAGAGAGGGAGTGGAATCGGTGGTTCCGCCGCTGCTGGTGGCGATGAGAATTCGCTGCCAACTGATGATGTCCGGCGTTTTCTCTCATCCGATGAG GTTAATCGTGCCACGCTCGCAATCTGTTCTTTACGTGAACGTGCTTCTGCAGTCACCCGCATTCTAGATGGTTCCTTTTCGACAGATGGCTTATGGATCTCGCGATTCGGAGACACCGAATCCACGTGGTTTAACGACGAAGCGATGGCGGCGTTGGAGTCCATAGTTCCGATTTCAGTGGCTTATTGCCCCGATCTGTTAACTCCAG AAGTTTTAGTGAATTCTTTAGTTACCACCAAATTTGCTGATGCTCTGCTCAAATCATGCACGGTTTACAGCCCCATCTTGACACGAAAGTTTCCGGAGTTGCTTGGtgattttattttgaagtaCGTGAAGGGCGAACGAGCTAATTCTCTAGAAACTCCATTAGTATCACTCTCATTGCTGAAGTTAACTTCTCTTTGCCGAGCAATGCCTGATATGGCAGCACATTTTCGAGAAGTACTTGTGAGGAGACATGTTGGTGTAAACATTGTGATTCAAATTACTATCGAAGACATAGATGATGTGGCTGAATTCCTGCTGAGGATTTTATTTGCTGATAAAGTGACCAGCAAATGGTTCCTCTCATGCATGGATGCAACCAGTGAGCAAAACAAACCAGACTGCATTTCCTCAGACAAGAGATCACCAGGCAAAGCAGTGTTAACTCCTCTTGAGATGATTGAATCAAGACTACTCATAGACACTATGGTTCTCCATCTTCGTGAATGCTTACTTAAGCATGCTGAAGCTGCATTTTCTGAACATGGTTGGAACAACAAGTTATACTGTCATTTGAAGATCTACTGTTTTCTTGTGTGCAGAGGTGGATGGCAACCACTTCACGAGGAG GTGGTCTTTTGGCTTTCAGCCCTCACATGTGTGGGTAATGGTTCTAATATTCATTTGAATAGCCGTCCATGTGAAGGGTGTATCAGTAGACGCATGCTTGAGCTGGGAAGTGCTTTTCTATTTCTCGTGCCTGGGCTATCTAGTATCCAAACAGCCAGTCAGTTTCAAGATTGTTTGAAATTCCTTCTTGGTTCAGCTATATCTGGAAGTGTATGTTATGAGGGCGGACCAGAAGTAGCCATATGGCTTCTTGTTCAGTTACTGCTGCAGTGTAATGATCGTGTTTCTGAG TTTGTCAGCAAGGCTATTGGTGCAGACCTGATAGTCGATGCCAAGCATTGGAGAGAGGTGTGCCGCACTGCTCATGATTCTGGAGTAACATCCAATGCCAAAGACATCACAATAGCTGCTAGTTGTGTGCGTCCTTCTGGTCCAGTTTGTGGCACTAG GACTCCCCAATATTCACTTGAATGCTTGTTTCAGCTTTCAAAGTCAGGTCATTTTGTTCGTTGCATGGTAGATATTGCTGAAGCTGTTATGCGATGCATACTTCTGTCACAGGAGCCTATTCATCCA ATGCTGGTCGAGTTGATAGAAATGTTTGCTGAAGCTTCTTGTGGTCTGAGCTCTGTTGGTTGCAGAAATGCATATAAGATGAAGCCCCTTCCTTATGGATTCTTGATTGCAGTAATCAAGCCTTTCTCGTCGTACAGTTCTGACCTTGAAAATATACTGGCTGGTACATCTGGTGAGACCATTTGCTTGCAGAAACTGGAAGGTGGTGAACCTTATGGATCTAGCCTACTCAAAGTTAAGTCAGCTGGTCAAGCAGTTCTGGCTTCCTTTTTTGTGCTATGTAAAGAGCTATTAGAACAAGAAAAGGCAAAGCTCCATGGTGGTCATGTTACCACTTCAAATTCAAAAGATGGCGATGAGATATGGTGGTCAAAACTTCTTACTTCATTGCCACTTAAGTGCTTGCTTGCACTCATGGAAAATAATTGGTCATCATATGAGCATATATTTCCTCGG TGGGCAGGCATGGCTGTTTACCTGTTTCCAGAACGGCTGCAAGTTTTTTATCGACCTGAGGACTTGGAAGAACTAAGGAATAACTTCACTTCTGGAGATAAAAATCTTCAGCTCTGGAAAAAATATCTTCATGTGAAGATTGATGATCATTCTGACTCTAGCATAGCTGATTTTGGTCACGATCATGAAATTGTTCGTGCAATTTCTGAATCTGGTATAACGATTGAAACAGCTCCGAAGATCCTCAGGAATTCTTCGGAAAATTGTATGCGTGCCTTAAAATTAATTGAAGCCATCCATATAGGGAACTTGCCTCGGAAGAACGTATTCGAGTTGCAGGTGGTGGTAATGCAAGAGGTACTTTCTCTTATGCTGAAAGGTTCTTGCCCACAGATGCTGCAGGAACGATTCTGTGAATGGTGGTGCAGCCTGGAGCATATTGATGTTGAGGTCCTTTTGCCTGTTCTTTATCGCTATATATCAAGTTCAACAATGGATTCTGATGGAGGCATATGCATTGGATCTTCTAATGCCAATCTTGGATTTCCATCAATGTCAGTTTTATATCAGGACCTTGTTGAGCaacctctctcttttcttgcaTTCAAAAAGGAAGTATATTATACATCTCTTTTATCAGTTTGCCTTGATCTTATGATGGAATTATTAGTTAAAAACAGAAGCATGTGCCTTTTAGCTGTTGAAGGAGAGGACGAGACGAAAAGAAAAGAGGTCTTAAAGATACTGGACACTCGGGACAG TGCTGTTTGTCAGATTTTACTGGAGAACTGGTTGGACATGATCTCTTGTGGCATCATTGCTCAAAAGGAATCTACAGTTAGGACTGGTCAGCACATATGCTTGTTCATctcatcattatttttttcaaatccaacagTATTCAGGCTTGTACACTTTCAG gGTTATGACAGAAGGTTGATACCCTTCATCGTTGAGGGAATAATGCTAATGATCCACTTTCTTGACTTTCTGGAAGACTTGCTTCAGTTTCAGGAGCTGCAAGATTTCACAATCGCCCTTATCTCAAACATCGCTAGAAGGCATCCCAGCCATTCTAAAAGTTTATCTGCAGCTCAAAAG GTCTTAACACAAGCTAAGTGTGTTGGCTTGGAAGAAAAATCAGGCACATCAGCAGAGACCCTAGAGCACATTGCTTTCCTCTCCCTATTGGTTTCACGTCACCCGAATAAGAAACCAGGAATTACTGGATATACGTTTGAAACAATTTAG
- the LOC116250992 gene encoding uncharacterized protein LOC116250992 isoform X4 produces the protein MSYLSIDFAEVRRLVYRWERGSGIGGSAAAGGDENSLPTDDVRRFLSSDEVNRATLAICSLRERASAVTRILDGSFSTDGLWISRFGDTESTWFNDEAMAALESIVPISVAYCPDLLTPEVLVNSLVTTKFADALLKSCTVYSPILTRKFPELLGDFILKYVKGERANSLETPLVSLSLLKLTSLCRAMPDMAAHFREVLVRRHVGVNIVIQITIEDIDDVAEFLLRILFADKVTSKWFLSCMDATSEQNKPDCISSDKRSPGKAVLTPLEMIESRLLIDTMVLHLRECLLKHAEAAFSEHGWNNKLYCHLKIYCFLVCRGGWQPLHEEFVSKAIGADLIVDAKHWREVCRTAHDSGVTSNAKDITIAASCVRPSGPVCGTRTPQYSLECLFQLSKSGHFVRCMVDIAEAVMRCILLSQEPIHPMLVELIEMFAEASCGLSSVGCRNAYKMKPLPYGFLIAVIKPFSSYSSDLENILAGTSGETICLQKLEGGEPYGSSLLKVKSAGQAVLASFFVLCKELLEQEKAKLHGGHVTTSNSKDGDEIWWSKLLTSLPLKCLLALMENNWSSYEHIFPRWAGMAVYLFPERLQVFYRPEDLEELRNNFTSGDKNLQLWKKYLHVKIDDHSDSSIADFGHDHEIVRAISESGITIETAPKILRNSSENCMRALKLIEAIHIGNLPRKNVFELQVVVMQEVLSLMLKGSCPQMLQERFCEWWCSLEHIDVEVLLPVLYRYISSSTMDSDGGICIGSSNANLGFPSMSVLYQDLVEQPLSFLAFKKEVYYTSLLSVCLDLMMELLVKNRSMCLLAVEGEDETKRKEVLKILDTRDSAVCQILLENWLDMISCGIIAQKESTVRTGQHICLFISSLFFSNPTVFRLVHFQGYDRRLIPFIVEGIMLMIHFLDFLEDLLQFQELQDFTIALISNIARRHPSHSKSLSAAQKVLTQAKCVGLEEKSGTSAETLEHIAFLSLLVSRHPNKKPGITGYTFETI, from the exons ATGAGCTACTTGTCGATCGATTTCGCAGAAGTCCGGAGGCTCGTTTACAGGTGGGAGAGAGGGAGTGGAATCGGTGGTTCCGCCGCTGCTGGTGGCGATGAGAATTCGCTGCCAACTGATGATGTCCGGCGTTTTCTCTCATCCGATGAG GTTAATCGTGCCACGCTCGCAATCTGTTCTTTACGTGAACGTGCTTCTGCAGTCACCCGCATTCTAGATGGTTCCTTTTCGACAGATGGCTTATGGATCTCGCGATTCGGAGACACCGAATCCACGTGGTTTAACGACGAAGCGATGGCGGCGTTGGAGTCCATAGTTCCGATTTCAGTGGCTTATTGCCCCGATCTGTTAACTCCAG AAGTTTTAGTGAATTCTTTAGTTACCACCAAATTTGCTGATGCTCTGCTCAAATCATGCACGGTTTACAGCCCCATCTTGACACGAAAGTTTCCGGAGTTGCTTGGtgattttattttgaagtaCGTGAAGGGCGAACGAGCTAATTCTCTAGAAACTCCATTAGTATCACTCTCATTGCTGAAGTTAACTTCTCTTTGCCGAGCAATGCCTGATATGGCAGCACATTTTCGAGAAGTACTTGTGAGGAGACATGTTGGTGTAAACATTGTGATTCAAATTACTATCGAAGACATAGATGATGTGGCTGAATTCCTGCTGAGGATTTTATTTGCTGATAAAGTGACCAGCAAATGGTTCCTCTCATGCATGGATGCAACCAGTGAGCAAAACAAACCAGACTGCATTTCCTCAGACAAGAGATCACCAGGCAAAGCAGTGTTAACTCCTCTTGAGATGATTGAATCAAGACTACTCATAGACACTATGGTTCTCCATCTTCGTGAATGCTTACTTAAGCATGCTGAAGCTGCATTTTCTGAACATGGTTGGAACAACAAGTTATACTGTCATTTGAAGATCTACTGTTTTCTTGTGTGCAGAGGTGGATGGCAACCACTTCACGAGGAG TTTGTCAGCAAGGCTATTGGTGCAGACCTGATAGTCGATGCCAAGCATTGGAGAGAGGTGTGCCGCACTGCTCATGATTCTGGAGTAACATCCAATGCCAAAGACATCACAATAGCTGCTAGTTGTGTGCGTCCTTCTGGTCCAGTTTGTGGCACTAG GACTCCCCAATATTCACTTGAATGCTTGTTTCAGCTTTCAAAGTCAGGTCATTTTGTTCGTTGCATGGTAGATATTGCTGAAGCTGTTATGCGATGCATACTTCTGTCACAGGAGCCTATTCATCCA ATGCTGGTCGAGTTGATAGAAATGTTTGCTGAAGCTTCTTGTGGTCTGAGCTCTGTTGGTTGCAGAAATGCATATAAGATGAAGCCCCTTCCTTATGGATTCTTGATTGCAGTAATCAAGCCTTTCTCGTCGTACAGTTCTGACCTTGAAAATATACTGGCTGGTACATCTGGTGAGACCATTTGCTTGCAGAAACTGGAAGGTGGTGAACCTTATGGATCTAGCCTACTCAAAGTTAAGTCAGCTGGTCAAGCAGTTCTGGCTTCCTTTTTTGTGCTATGTAAAGAGCTATTAGAACAAGAAAAGGCAAAGCTCCATGGTGGTCATGTTACCACTTCAAATTCAAAAGATGGCGATGAGATATGGTGGTCAAAACTTCTTACTTCATTGCCACTTAAGTGCTTGCTTGCACTCATGGAAAATAATTGGTCATCATATGAGCATATATTTCCTCGG TGGGCAGGCATGGCTGTTTACCTGTTTCCAGAACGGCTGCAAGTTTTTTATCGACCTGAGGACTTGGAAGAACTAAGGAATAACTTCACTTCTGGAGATAAAAATCTTCAGCTCTGGAAAAAATATCTTCATGTGAAGATTGATGATCATTCTGACTCTAGCATAGCTGATTTTGGTCACGATCATGAAATTGTTCGTGCAATTTCTGAATCTGGTATAACGATTGAAACAGCTCCGAAGATCCTCAGGAATTCTTCGGAAAATTGTATGCGTGCCTTAAAATTAATTGAAGCCATCCATATAGGGAACTTGCCTCGGAAGAACGTATTCGAGTTGCAGGTGGTGGTAATGCAAGAGGTACTTTCTCTTATGCTGAAAGGTTCTTGCCCACAGATGCTGCAGGAACGATTCTGTGAATGGTGGTGCAGCCTGGAGCATATTGATGTTGAGGTCCTTTTGCCTGTTCTTTATCGCTATATATCAAGTTCAACAATGGATTCTGATGGAGGCATATGCATTGGATCTTCTAATGCCAATCTTGGATTTCCATCAATGTCAGTTTTATATCAGGACCTTGTTGAGCaacctctctcttttcttgcaTTCAAAAAGGAAGTATATTATACATCTCTTTTATCAGTTTGCCTTGATCTTATGATGGAATTATTAGTTAAAAACAGAAGCATGTGCCTTTTAGCTGTTGAAGGAGAGGACGAGACGAAAAGAAAAGAGGTCTTAAAGATACTGGACACTCGGGACAG TGCTGTTTGTCAGATTTTACTGGAGAACTGGTTGGACATGATCTCTTGTGGCATCATTGCTCAAAAGGAATCTACAGTTAGGACTGGTCAGCACATATGCTTGTTCATctcatcattatttttttcaaatccaacagTATTCAGGCTTGTACACTTTCAG gGTTATGACAGAAGGTTGATACCCTTCATCGTTGAGGGAATAATGCTAATGATCCACTTTCTTGACTTTCTGGAAGACTTGCTTCAGTTTCAGGAGCTGCAAGATTTCACAATCGCCCTTATCTCAAACATCGCTAGAAGGCATCCCAGCCATTCTAAAAGTTTATCTGCAGCTCAAAAG GTCTTAACACAAGCTAAGTGTGTTGGCTTGGAAGAAAAATCAGGCACATCAGCAGAGACCCTAGAGCACATTGCTTTCCTCTCCCTATTGGTTTCACGTCACCCGAATAAGAAACCAGGAATTACTGGATATACGTTTGAAACAATTTAG
- the LOC116250992 gene encoding uncharacterized protein LOC116250992 isoform X6, producing MSYLSIDFAEVRRLVYRWERGSGIGGSAAAGGDENSLPTDDVRRFLSSDEVNRATLAICSLRERASAVTRILDGSFSTDGLWISRFGDTESTWFNDEAMAALESIVPISVAYCPDLLTPEVLVNSLVTTKFADALLKSCTVYSPILTRKFPELLGDFILKYVKGERANSLETPLVSLSLLKLTSLCRAMPDMAAHFREVLVRRHVGVNIVIQITIEDIDDVAEFLLRILFADKVTSKWFLSCMDATSEQNKPDCISSDKRSPGKAVLTPLEMIESRLLIDTMVLHLRECLLKHAEAAFSEHGWNNKLYCHLKIYCFLVCRGGWQPLHEEVVFWLSALTCVGNGSNIHLNSRPCEGCISRRMLELGSAFLFLVPGLSSIQTASQFQDCLKFLLGSAISGSVCYEGGPEVAIWLLVQLLLQCNDRVSEFVSKAIGADLIVDAKHWREVCRTAHDSGVTSNAKDITIAASCVRPSGPVCGTRTPQYSLECLFQLSKSGHFVRCMVDIAEAVMRCILLSQEPIHPMLVELIEMFAEASCGLSSVGCRNAYKMKPLPYGFLIAVIKPFSSYSSDLENILAGTSGETICLQKLEGGEPYGSSLLKVKSAGQAVLASFFVLCKELLEQEKAKLHGGHVTTSNSKDGDEIWWSKLLTSLPLKCLLALMENNWSSYEHIFPRWAGMAVYLFPERLQVFYRPEDLEELRNNFTSGDKNLQLWKKYLHVKIDDHSDSSIADFGHDHEIVRAISESGITIETAPKILRNSSENCMRALKLIEAIHIGNLPRKNVFELQVVVMQEVLSLMLKGSCPQMLQERFCEWWCSLEHIDVEVLLPVLYRYISSSTMDSDGGICIGSSNANLGFPSMSVLYQDLVEQPLSFLAFKKEVYYTSLLSVCLDLMMELLVKNRSMCLLAVEGEDETKRKEVLKILDTRDSAVCQILLENWLDMISCGIIAQKESTVRTGL from the exons ATGAGCTACTTGTCGATCGATTTCGCAGAAGTCCGGAGGCTCGTTTACAGGTGGGAGAGAGGGAGTGGAATCGGTGGTTCCGCCGCTGCTGGTGGCGATGAGAATTCGCTGCCAACTGATGATGTCCGGCGTTTTCTCTCATCCGATGAG GTTAATCGTGCCACGCTCGCAATCTGTTCTTTACGTGAACGTGCTTCTGCAGTCACCCGCATTCTAGATGGTTCCTTTTCGACAGATGGCTTATGGATCTCGCGATTCGGAGACACCGAATCCACGTGGTTTAACGACGAAGCGATGGCGGCGTTGGAGTCCATAGTTCCGATTTCAGTGGCTTATTGCCCCGATCTGTTAACTCCAG AAGTTTTAGTGAATTCTTTAGTTACCACCAAATTTGCTGATGCTCTGCTCAAATCATGCACGGTTTACAGCCCCATCTTGACACGAAAGTTTCCGGAGTTGCTTGGtgattttattttgaagtaCGTGAAGGGCGAACGAGCTAATTCTCTAGAAACTCCATTAGTATCACTCTCATTGCTGAAGTTAACTTCTCTTTGCCGAGCAATGCCTGATATGGCAGCACATTTTCGAGAAGTACTTGTGAGGAGACATGTTGGTGTAAACATTGTGATTCAAATTACTATCGAAGACATAGATGATGTGGCTGAATTCCTGCTGAGGATTTTATTTGCTGATAAAGTGACCAGCAAATGGTTCCTCTCATGCATGGATGCAACCAGTGAGCAAAACAAACCAGACTGCATTTCCTCAGACAAGAGATCACCAGGCAAAGCAGTGTTAACTCCTCTTGAGATGATTGAATCAAGACTACTCATAGACACTATGGTTCTCCATCTTCGTGAATGCTTACTTAAGCATGCTGAAGCTGCATTTTCTGAACATGGTTGGAACAACAAGTTATACTGTCATTTGAAGATCTACTGTTTTCTTGTGTGCAGAGGTGGATGGCAACCACTTCACGAGGAG GTGGTCTTTTGGCTTTCAGCCCTCACATGTGTGGGTAATGGTTCTAATATTCATTTGAATAGCCGTCCATGTGAAGGGTGTATCAGTAGACGCATGCTTGAGCTGGGAAGTGCTTTTCTATTTCTCGTGCCTGGGCTATCTAGTATCCAAACAGCCAGTCAGTTTCAAGATTGTTTGAAATTCCTTCTTGGTTCAGCTATATCTGGAAGTGTATGTTATGAGGGCGGACCAGAAGTAGCCATATGGCTTCTTGTTCAGTTACTGCTGCAGTGTAATGATCGTGTTTCTGAG TTTGTCAGCAAGGCTATTGGTGCAGACCTGATAGTCGATGCCAAGCATTGGAGAGAGGTGTGCCGCACTGCTCATGATTCTGGAGTAACATCCAATGCCAAAGACATCACAATAGCTGCTAGTTGTGTGCGTCCTTCTGGTCCAGTTTGTGGCACTAG GACTCCCCAATATTCACTTGAATGCTTGTTTCAGCTTTCAAAGTCAGGTCATTTTGTTCGTTGCATGGTAGATATTGCTGAAGCTGTTATGCGATGCATACTTCTGTCACAGGAGCCTATTCATCCA ATGCTGGTCGAGTTGATAGAAATGTTTGCTGAAGCTTCTTGTGGTCTGAGCTCTGTTGGTTGCAGAAATGCATATAAGATGAAGCCCCTTCCTTATGGATTCTTGATTGCAGTAATCAAGCCTTTCTCGTCGTACAGTTCTGACCTTGAAAATATACTGGCTGGTACATCTGGTGAGACCATTTGCTTGCAGAAACTGGAAGGTGGTGAACCTTATGGATCTAGCCTACTCAAAGTTAAGTCAGCTGGTCAAGCAGTTCTGGCTTCCTTTTTTGTGCTATGTAAAGAGCTATTAGAACAAGAAAAGGCAAAGCTCCATGGTGGTCATGTTACCACTTCAAATTCAAAAGATGGCGATGAGATATGGTGGTCAAAACTTCTTACTTCATTGCCACTTAAGTGCTTGCTTGCACTCATGGAAAATAATTGGTCATCATATGAGCATATATTTCCTCGG TGGGCAGGCATGGCTGTTTACCTGTTTCCAGAACGGCTGCAAGTTTTTTATCGACCTGAGGACTTGGAAGAACTAAGGAATAACTTCACTTCTGGAGATAAAAATCTTCAGCTCTGGAAAAAATATCTTCATGTGAAGATTGATGATCATTCTGACTCTAGCATAGCTGATTTTGGTCACGATCATGAAATTGTTCGTGCAATTTCTGAATCTGGTATAACGATTGAAACAGCTCCGAAGATCCTCAGGAATTCTTCGGAAAATTGTATGCGTGCCTTAAAATTAATTGAAGCCATCCATATAGGGAACTTGCCTCGGAAGAACGTATTCGAGTTGCAGGTGGTGGTAATGCAAGAGGTACTTTCTCTTATGCTGAAAGGTTCTTGCCCACAGATGCTGCAGGAACGATTCTGTGAATGGTGGTGCAGCCTGGAGCATATTGATGTTGAGGTCCTTTTGCCTGTTCTTTATCGCTATATATCAAGTTCAACAATGGATTCTGATGGAGGCATATGCATTGGATCTTCTAATGCCAATCTTGGATTTCCATCAATGTCAGTTTTATATCAGGACCTTGTTGAGCaacctctctcttttcttgcaTTCAAAAAGGAAGTATATTATACATCTCTTTTATCAGTTTGCCTTGATCTTATGATGGAATTATTAGTTAAAAACAGAAGCATGTGCCTTTTAGCTGTTGAAGGAGAGGACGAGACGAAAAGAAAAGAGGTCTTAAAGATACTGGACACTCGGGACAG TGCTGTTTGTCAGATTTTACTGGAGAACTGGTTGGACATGATCTCTTGTGGCATCATTGCTCAAAAGGAATCTACAGTTAGGACTG gGTTATGA